The proteins below are encoded in one region of Saccopteryx leptura isolate mSacLep1 chromosome 1, mSacLep1_pri_phased_curated, whole genome shotgun sequence:
- the LOC136392584 gene encoding serum amyloid A-2 protein-like isoform X2, whose translation MKLFTGLVFCSLVLGVSSQGWFSFMGQAYDGAKDMWRAFSDMREANYKNSDKYFHARGNYDAAQRGPGGVWAAEVISDARENIYGRAADLFRHGDSGHGVADSMADQEANRHGRSGGDPNIYRPPGLPSKY comes from the exons ATGAAGCTCTTCACAGGCCTCGTGTTCTGCTCCTTGGTCCTGGGAGTCAGCAGTCAGGGCTGGTTTTCATTCATGGGACAGGCTTATGACG GGGCAAAAGACATGTGGAGAGCTTTCTCTGACATGAGAGAAGCCAATTACAAAAATTCAGACAAATACTTCCACGCCCGGGGGAACTATGACGCTGCACAGAGGGGACCCGGGGGCGTCTGGGCTGCGGAAGTGATCAG CGATGCCAGAGAGAATATTTATGGGCGAGCCGCAGACCTTTTTAGACATGGAGACAGTGGTCACGGAGTGGCTGACTCAATGGCTGACCAGGAAGCCAACAGACATGGTCGGAGTGGCGGGGACCCCAATATCTACCGACCTCCTGGCCTGCCCAGCAAGTACTGA
- the LOC136392584 gene encoding serum amyloid A-2 protein-like isoform X3 — MWRAFSDMREANYKNSDKYFHARGNYDAAQRGPGGVWAAEVISDARENIYGRAADLFRHGDSGHGVADSMADQEANRHGRSGGDPNIYRPPGLPSKY; from the exons ATGTGGAGAGCTTTCTCTGACATGAGAGAAGCCAATTACAAAAATTCAGACAAATACTTCCACGCCCGGGGGAACTATGACGCTGCACAGAGGGGACCCGGGGGCGTCTGGGCTGCGGAAGTGATCAG CGATGCCAGAGAGAATATTTATGGGCGAGCCGCAGACCTTTTTAGACATGGAGACAGTGGTCACGGAGTGGCTGACTCAATGGCTGACCAGGAAGCCAACAGACATGGTCGGAGTGGCGGGGACCCCAATATCTACCGACCTCCTGGCCTGCCCAGCAAGTACTGA